The following coding sequences lie in one Paraburkholderia sp. FT54 genomic window:
- a CDS encoding 3'-5' exoribonuclease, whose protein sequence is MEKITTIAAMGRNRGPRSPWKTRYFLDTEFTDFDTFQLISVAIVGEDGREFYGESADFERPLCSDFVREVVLPQLGQFPGRSMPVAQLRDELRTWLLAVPVKPKPVLCYDFQGDFELVGHLLGGPLPRGWKDENVAQRIDAQRFTEYIAEHGGEHHALHDARANAFAFR, encoded by the coding sequence ATGGAAAAAATAACGACCATAGCGGCAATGGGCAGAAACCGGGGACCACGTAGTCCATGGAAAACCCGCTATTTCCTTGATACCGAGTTCACGGATTTCGATACCTTCCAGCTCATCAGCGTGGCGATTGTGGGGGAGGACGGGCGCGAGTTCTACGGCGAGTCTGCGGACTTTGAGCGCCCGCTATGCAGTGATTTTGTGCGGGAGGTCGTGCTGCCCCAGCTCGGCCAGTTCCCGGGCCGGTCGATGCCGGTCGCCCAACTGCGCGATGAGCTGCGGACGTGGCTGCTGGCTGTGCCAGTCAAGCCCAAGCCGGTGTTGTGCTACGACTTTCAGGGCGATTTTGAACTTGTCGGCCATCTGCTGGGCGGTCCGCTGCCACGCGGCTGGAAGGATGAAAACGTGGCCCAACGGATCGACGCGCAACGTTTCACCGAGTACATCGCAGAGCACGGCGGAGAACATCACGCGTTGCATGATGCCCGCGCGAATGCATTCGCTTTTCGCTAG
- a CDS encoding plasmid mobilization protein: protein MGFRKVTNPRTARIEIRLTPEEEERIMHNAHMCCITVSDYMRKCALEKNIEARFDHYVIGELSAIAKNLGELRNAVRDRPDLECEEEIFRQACAEIIRAMERLI, encoded by the coding sequence ATGGGCTTCAGAAAAGTGACTAACCCGCGTACCGCGCGTATTGAAATACGTCTGACTCCAGAAGAAGAGGAAAGGATTATGCATAACGCGCATATGTGCTGCATAACTGTTTCAGATTATATGCGTAAATGTGCATTGGAAAAGAATATCGAAGCGCGATTTGATCATTACGTTATTGGTGAATTAAGCGCGATTGCTAAAAATCTTGGTGAATTGCGAAATGCCGTACGCGACCGGCCAGATCTGGAATGTGAAGAAGAGATTTTCCGCCAGGCCTGCGCGGAGATAATCAGGGCAATGGAACGCCTGATCTAG
- a CDS encoding helix-turn-helix transcriptional regulator yields MTQPMGIGKAIRIVRKARGLTQEDFSDVSSRTYLSSLERDLKSPTLDKLAQLAAVLQVHPVTLVALSMLAVPDTGHVRELLALLDGELATLTEADR; encoded by the coding sequence ATGACACAGCCAATGGGTATCGGAAAGGCGATCCGGATCGTGCGAAAGGCACGTGGCCTCACCCAGGAAGACTTCTCGGATGTTTCCAGTCGCACCTACCTGAGCAGTCTGGAGCGCGATCTGAAGTCGCCGACACTCGACAAGCTGGCCCAGCTTGCAGCGGTTCTGCAGGTGCATCCGGTTACGCTGGTGGCGCTGTCGATGCTGGCGGTACCCGACACTGGCCACGTCAGGGAGCTGCTCGCGCTGCTCGATGGCGAACTGGCGACCCTCACAGAAGCGGATCGCTAG
- a CDS encoding HigA family addiction module antitoxin, whose product MTGQQTKTGLRRLSMLERMEEAARQAWLENERTRHEGFVQALRDPSRAAGTIVHACREVDRWDSDTTRTVEEIASWRAVLSLPAEDIAALLDEPSHPLLQKRDHESPFREPDHPESDAFQQEMLDRRLKIGDAKRFRDMLKEKRQLSLVRQSKQRYRSLMNHPDLPHPGEYIRQQCLERFELSVTEGARVLGVSRQALTNLVTGKAGISPEMALRLDLAFGGGAETWLQRQLLHDLAQARRRLAELDVVPVTSERQPALF is encoded by the coding sequence ATGACCGGACAGCAGACGAAAACAGGTTTACGCCGGCTATCAATGCTGGAGAGGATGGAGGAGGCGGCCCGGCAGGCATGGCTAGAAAACGAACGGACGCGTCACGAAGGGTTCGTGCAGGCGCTGCGGGATCCCAGCCGCGCTGCCGGCACGATTGTTCACGCCTGTCGGGAGGTCGACCGGTGGGACAGCGACACGACCCGCACGGTCGAGGAGATCGCCAGTTGGCGTGCGGTGCTTTCACTTCCAGCTGAAGACATTGCAGCGCTACTGGACGAGCCGTCGCATCCGTTGCTGCAAAAACGGGATCATGAAAGCCCTTTCCGGGAACCGGACCATCCAGAGAGTGACGCCTTCCAGCAGGAGATGCTGGACCGGCGACTCAAGATCGGAGACGCAAAACGATTCCGTGACATGCTCAAAGAAAAGCGACAATTGTCGCTTGTCAGACAGTCCAAACAGCGCTATCGTTCGCTGATGAACCATCCCGATTTACCACATCCAGGTGAGTACATTCGCCAGCAATGTCTGGAGCGCTTTGAACTGTCGGTCACGGAAGGCGCCCGCGTGCTGGGTGTCAGCCGGCAGGCGCTGACTAACCTGGTCACCGGCAAAGCTGGCATTTCACCTGAAATGGCGCTACGGCTTGATCTGGCATTCGGTGGCGGTGCAGAAACCTGGCTTCAGCGGCAACTGCTGCATGATCTCGCGCAGGCGCGCAGGCGGCTGGCCGAACTGGATGTCGTGCCGGTTACCTCGGAGCGGCAACCGGCGCTTTTCTAG